The following coding sequences lie in one Candidatus Bathyarchaeia archaeon genomic window:
- a CDS encoding DUF5752 family protein — translation MGEMSEVKIEILKFLWQFNRPARLKEISEGVGLEKRSVNMHLLNLKRKGYVKALGDGLYALTDLGKEFLGFPKIDESLARKILSKVPFEFAFHFYIRENEPLNISSDSLIELRDRIREIDARSLEFHFFRGDFENWISFLGDLELASRLELIRKSDISSEDLRGKIYECIKARCDELLNLCGIKNGT, via the coding sequence ATGGGGGAAATGAGCGAGGTTAAAATAGAGATCTTGAAATTCTTGTGGCAGTTTAATAGACCCGCCCGCTTAAAAGAAATATCTGAAGGAGTTGGTTTAGAAAAACGCTCGGTTAACATGCATCTCCTTAATCTTAAGAGGAAAGGTTATGTGAAGGCGCTCGGCGATGGTCTCTACGCTTTAACGGATTTGGGCAAAGAATTTTTGGGTTTTCCCAAAATTGATGAAAGCTTAGCTAGAAAAATTTTAAGCAAAGTTCCCTTTGAATTCGCTTTTCACTTCTATATTAGGGAGAACGAACCGCTGAACATTTCCTCGGATAGCTTAATTGAATTACGTGATAGAATTAGGGAAATAGACGCAAGATCCTTGGAGTTTCATTTCTTTCGAGGAGATTTCGAGAACTGGATTTCATTTCTAGGCGACTTAGAGCTCGCTAGTAGACTGGAGCTCATAAGAAAATCTGACATCTCTAGCGAGGATCTTAGAGGGAAAATTTACGAATGCATAAAAGCAAGGTGCGACGAGCTCTTAAACCTCTGCGGAATTAAAAATGGCACTTAA
- a CDS encoding tRNA (guanine(10)-N(2))-dimethyltransferase — protein sequence MTFNFPVAFISEGAANIVVPNLNAFRKGPWDYAPSKAPVFYNPLMKPCRDIAVLVLQSYQELVNRELSVSEPLAGCGVRGIRFAKEVKGINSVFLNDINEMAYKMAKYNVQLNNLEEKVFVSNEDANLFLSRYAAPAKRFDFIDIDPFGSPVPYIDSAIRALRDGGMLALTATDLAPLCGVYPKVALRKYGGLSLKTEYSHEIAIRLLAGCLTSMAAKHDVGIKILFSHAARHCIRLYALIEYGAKKADGSLENMGYIFHCFKCLYREPTKGMLPLNHSSRCPTCNSPLKAAGPLWLGEISNRDFCKSIEENMKIIKHENDKIARLISLIKEEAEAPITYYVVDNICEKIRAPTPPLKEVINNIEEAGFRAFRTHLHDRGIKTDAPASLVIEAVKRAVKNRV from the coding sequence TTGACTTTTAATTTTCCAGTCGCTTTTATTAGCGAGGGCGCGGCTAATATTGTTGTTCCTAACCTTAATGCCTTTAGGAAGGGGCCTTGGGATTACGCTCCTTCTAAGGCACCTGTCTTCTATAACCCTCTCATGAAGCCTTGCAGAGATATCGCTGTTTTGGTTCTTCAATCATATCAAGAATTGGTGAATAGGGAGCTAAGTGTTTCTGAACCGCTGGCTGGTTGTGGTGTTAGAGGGATAAGGTTCGCGAAGGAGGTTAAAGGAATAAACTCGGTTTTTCTTAATGATATAAATGAAATGGCTTATAAAATGGCTAAATATAATGTTCAATTAAATAATCTTGAAGAGAAGGTTTTTGTTTCAAATGAAGATGCAAATTTATTTTTATCGAGATACGCGGCTCCAGCTAAAAGGTTTGACTTCATAGATATAGATCCATTTGGTTCTCCGGTTCCATATATCGACTCAGCCATTAGGGCGCTAAGGGATGGGGGGATGCTGGCTTTAACGGCAACAGATTTAGCTCCACTCTGCGGCGTTTACCCAAAAGTAGCCCTTAGAAAATATGGCGGTTTATCTTTAAAAACCGAATATTCCCATGAGATTGCTATAAGGCTCTTAGCTGGCTGCCTGACAAGTATGGCCGCTAAACATGATGTTGGCATAAAAATATTGTTCAGCCATGCTGCAAGACATTGCATAAGACTATACGCGTTAATCGAGTATGGCGCTAAAAAAGCAGATGGATCTCTAGAAAACATGGGTTACATCTTCCATTGCTTTAAGTGCCTTTATAGAGAACCTACGAAAGGCATGCTTCCCTTAAACCATAGCTCAAGATGCCCCACGTGTAATTCGCCTCTAAAGGCCGCTGGACCCCTATGGCTTGGGGAGATATCTAATAGAGATTTCTGTAAATCCATTGAAGAAAACATGAAGATTATTAAGCATGAAAATGATAAGATTGCGAGGTTAATTTCTCTAATTAAGGAAGAGGCTGAAGCCCCTATCACGTATTATGTTGTCGACAATATCTGTGAGAAAATTAGGGCCCCAACTCCTCCGCTAAAAGAAGTTATCAATAATATTGAAGAGGCAGGTTTCAGAGCTTTCCGCACGCATCTCCATGATAGAGGAATAAAGACTGATGCGCCAGCATCCTTAGTAATTGAAGCCGTTAAGAGAGCTGTGAAAAACAGAGTTTAA